Genomic DNA from Candidatus Koribacter versatilis Ellin345:
ACGCCGCCTCGCAGGAAGACATCCTCGCCACCATTCGCCAGTATCCTCTTGCTACGCTCGTAAGCCAGGATGCACGGGGTTTCACCGCGAACCATCTGCCGCTGGTGATTGATCCTGCGCGCGGACCGCATGGGACGCTGATTGGGCACTTCACGCGGCAGAACCCACAGCATGCGGCTTTGCGAGCTGATTCGCGGGTGATGGCGGTGTTCAACGGGCCGGCGGGATATGTCTCTTCGAGTTGGTACTCCACCGGGCGCGACATGGCGCCGACGTGGAACTATGCTGCCGTGCATTGCCACGGCACGCTGACGCTGGCATCCAGCGAAGAGCAGACGGTCGCGGCACTGCGCGCGCTACTCAATCATGTTGAGCAGAACATGCCGAATGCTTGGCGCATGGAGGAACTCGGACCCGATGGGCTGGAACGTCGACTGCCGCACATTATCGGGTTCGAGATTGCGATCGAGCGCATTGAAGCGAAGCTGCAGATGAGCCAATATGAGCGGCCCAAGGACACGGCGGAGGCCATCGACGTGTTACGGGCGCAAGGACAGGAAGATCTTGCGGATACGATGCAGCGGTGCAACTTCGGGCAGAAGCATTCGCAGTGATCAAAACAGCTCTGGAATGGCCGTCCAGGGTGCACTAGACTCGGTGTCGGGAATGAAGTGATTAGGCTGCGGAGGGAGAAGTGAGTGAGGCGCGGAACGGTTTTTGCCGTATTGACACTTAGCTGTCTGCTATCTGTTGGCTGTGGCAATTCTGGCGTCCCAAGCGCCCCCTACAGCACCATCAAGAATGGCAACTGGTCGCTTACGGGTACATCGACGGTCACTTCGGGGCTGGTGCTGTCGATCGGCGGAGGCCTTACCCAGTCGGTCGACCTTGTTTCGGGAACGATGCAAGTTTCGTCGTCCAGTTCGAATTGTCCTGGTCTCCTGGCTGCTGCGGTACCGTTTACAGGATCGTTTCGCGGCAATGCGGTGACCCTGAAGTCAGCCAGTTTCGGCGACCAATTCGTAACGGTGAGCGCCGTCGGATCGGGAACCTCACTAACCGGTACCTACTCGGTTGTGGGCGGTTGTGCGGACGGGGACAAGGGTACGATTTCGGCCATCTACCTACCGCCGCTGACGGCGACGTGGAACGGGCCTTTCATGAATCCTGACGGGACACTTATTCCTTTGGACCCCAATCATCCTTCAAAAGGACCCTCAACCGCCACCCTCACGCTCACGCAGTCAGACACAGCAACGAATGGGCAATTCCCGCTCAGTGGATCTTTCGAGGCCCATTTCTGGCTGGACGGCTGCTTCCCTGCAGGAACAATTCCTGGGGCGGACACGTCGGCTTATGTAATGGGAACATCGGTCGTAATCTCATCAAGCGGTGCGGGAGGAGAGGTTCGCTACAAAGGACAACTGGAGCAAACGGAATCGGGGCCGGTCATTCTAGGCAGCATTTCGTCAAACGCAGGGCATTGCGGGACGGTGCTTTTGAAATTGATGTAGCAGGGTGTTAAAACCTGCGGTTGTAGGGTTGTGGCGGTCTCATGCTGGTTCTAAAATCTCGGTCCCGAGAATAATCGGGTGAGAACGGCTTGCGATACGATGTTCGCGTGATGCAGAATTTCGAACTTCCTGAACCGACCCGCACCGACGCCATTGCTTCAATCAAGCGCTACTTCGACGAGAACCTGGAGCCGATTGGCGATCTGCCGGCTGGGTTGTTGCTGAATTTCTTCCTCGAAGAGATTGGACCGGCGATTTACAACCGTGCGGTTCACGATGCGCAGGCGCGGCTCACGCAGCGGGTGGCGGATCTTGATGGAGAACTCTTCACCGACGAGTTCCAGTATTGGCCGCGACATGCGGCGAAGAAGAAGCCGCGCCGCTAAGAGACGGCCGATGTTATTCTGCCCAACAAATGCCTCGCGCGTTTCCGAACCCGTTGCGACTCGTTCTGGTCTGGCTGATCATCGAGTTCGTGGCATGTTCGTTTGTGGTGCTCGCGACCTGGAAGACGTTGCACGACTGCAAGCAAAGCCCTTGCGCGAACGAGGGTAAGGCCATGATCTGGGACGCCCGCAGAGGTTTCGCAGCGGTGATAACAATTACCCTGCTGCAGCCCATCGGCTCGGCATTCATGCTTTCTGCTCTGAGTCCGGGTGAGACTCGCGCCGGGCACTTAGGCAAGGCCGTCCTCGTGGGCGCGCTCTTCGTATTGGTGAGCAGCCTTGTGGGCTGGGCTGTTTACTCCTCGTACGCCCGCCCCGCGCTCTGGTCGCTGGGCAATATCTTCGTTGAAATCTTCGTGACCGTTCCCATCCTGCAGGGTCTGAGCGCGCTCATCGGCGGCATCAGTTGCGGGATGATCGACTGGAAGTTTCGAGGCCAACCCGCACACTCATGACGCTTATCCTCAATCCCGAATCTGCCCGGGTGCTTGGCTGTTTGATCGAGAAAGAAATCACCACGCCGGAGTACTATCCGCTCTCGCTGAATGCGCTTATCAACGCGTGCAACCAGAAGTCAAACCGCGATCCTGCGATGTCGCTCGACGAAGACTCGGTGCGCGTGGCGCTGCGGAACCTGACCGACAAAGGGCTGGCGCGGCATGCACCCTCCGAGGGGCGGGTGCCGAAGTACGAGCACGATGTGAACAACGCGATGCAACTCAGCCGTCGCGAGGTCGCCATCCTCTGCGAGCTGTTGCTGCGGGGGCCGCAGACGCCAGGCGAGTTGCGCGGGCGCGCCGAGCGGATGTACAAGTTCGAAGGAATAGAGGACGTGCACTCGACGCTGCAGCGGCTGATGGAGCGCGATCCGGCGCTCGTTGTTGTGCTTCCCCGCCAGCCCGGGACGAAAGAAGCGCGCTACACGCATACATTGATGCCTGTCGATATGCAGCCGCAGCCGGCGGTCGAAGTATCGCACTCCGTGAGCGGCGGGAATGATGGGCGCATCGCGCAATTGGAAGCGGAAGTGCGGGAATTGCGCGCGGAAATCGAAACTCTAAAAGAACAGGTGAAGTCGCTCACTCCGGTGAAC
This window encodes:
- a CDS encoding YceH family protein, giving the protein MTLILNPESARVLGCLIEKEITTPEYYPLSLNALINACNQKSNRDPAMSLDEDSVRVALRNLTDKGLARHAPSEGRVPKYEHDVNNAMQLSRREVAILCELLLRGPQTPGELRGRAERMYKFEGIEDVHSTLQRLMERDPALVVVLPRQPGTKEARYTHTLMPVDMQPQPAVEVSHSVSGGNDGRIAQLEAEVRELRAEIETLKEQVKSLTPVN
- a CDS encoding FMN-binding negative transcriptional regulator, with protein sequence MFIRERYAASQEDILATIRQYPLATLVSQDARGFTANHLPLVIDPARGPHGTLIGHFTRQNPQHAALRADSRVMAVFNGPAGYVSSSWYSTGRDMAPTWNYAAVHCHGTLTLASSEEQTVAALRALLNHVEQNMPNAWRMEELGPDGLERRLPHIIGFEIAIERIEAKLQMSQYERPKDTAEAIDVLRAQGQEDLADTMQRCNFGQKHSQ
- a CDS encoding DUF2164 domain-containing protein: MRYDVRVMQNFELPEPTRTDAIASIKRYFDENLEPIGDLPAGLLLNFFLEEIGPAIYNRAVHDAQARLTQRVADLDGELFTDEFQYWPRHAAKKKPRR